In the genome of Arachis stenosperma cultivar V10309 chromosome 2, arast.V10309.gnm1.PFL2, whole genome shotgun sequence, the window aattaaaaaaaaatcatgtatTTATACTTATAATTTCAACAAATTAGAAATGcttttaaaaataactaaaaaatacacttttaaaattaatttgtatttattatcataattaaaaattttaatatataattcaataacccatatattaataaatatttaaatttatccTAATTCATCCATGATCAAAATTTTCTATCTATTATTTatagttattttaaattttaaaaattattttaccaaaaacaaatattatttatgcttattaaaatttacttttacatatatataccaATCATGCTAAGTATATACTAAAATAACAACTAGTATAGTATgtatattgaaatataaaatacatattaaaaataagttaaatttcacatatatttatgtataaatacataatgACTGATTTtgatatacaaataatatttttgcaTATATACGCACATCAATCTATCCTGGGATTAAGCATAGAAAAAATGTAAAGTAACTTGTTTAGTTACTTTCTCAATCTATCCTGGGATTAAGCATAGAAAAAATGTAAAGTAACTTGTTTAGTTACTTTCTGAATTACCTAGTAACAATTATATTAATGTGGGAGCATAATTAGTGCATGTATACTATATGGACAACCGCGTGGACCTTTGATGAGGAAAAACGTGAGAAGGGCACTGAAGAAGTGAGTGAGATTTTGAAGACTCTTGAGAATGAACTCAAAGACAAGTTGTTCTTTGGAGGAGATGCACTTGGGTTTGTGGACATTGTTGGTGTCTTCTTGGCTTTTTGGTTCCCTATATTACATCAAGTTGTGGGGTTGCCTCAATTGGTAGCCATTGAGAATTTTCCGAAGCTTTATGATTGGAGCCAAAGACTTCTTGACCTTAATGTTGTCAAAGAAACTCTGCCTCCTAAAGAAGATATTTTTGCTGCCTTCAGTGCTAACCTCCAAAGGAGTAATAAAGCTACAAAATAGACGCAGCagtaaattagtaaatttttaagaattttacTAGCATAAATTTCTAATTTAGTTTGTGATTTTATGAGTTAAGCTTTAATAGTTATTTGTGTAAGATACTTTTGATTATTTTGAACTGAAATTTTATTATCTTCCAAACactttttatataaatttcaGTGCAATCACATGCATTATAGGGTTACACTACAAGAAAGGCGCTGAATACTGTCGGATTTAGTATTGTAAGTTATCGACAGATTTACCAACAAATTTGGCAATTAATTCGTTAGGTCCAAATATTATcgaagattttattttttgatggTAAATTTGGCGATACAAATTGGAGGGAAAACAACGAAAAAGTGGCGCGACATTTAATGTCAGATTGACCGGCAGATGAATCTGGCAGTAAACTCTTTTAGTGAAACGTCGCATTTTGGTCAAGCGCAATTCATTACTGTCAATAAATTTAATGGTAAACGTGCCCTAAATTTGAACtacacactctctctctctccctctcccccTCTCCCTCACCCTCTCCCTCTCCCAACCACCTCAAGTAGTCACCTCCTCCAGCGCCGGCCACTACCAACATTCTCTAAGGATTGCATGGCGCGACTGGAACTCATTACATCGCCTGAGTAATTGCTGTTGTTTGCCCGGATGTTGCTGTTACTGTCGCTGTTGTTGTCGCCACTAGTCCTACCTATAGGTAGGTTGTCCTCGTCCCTCTTCCTCTTCctattattttttgtcaattTTAATTAATGGTATCCCTAATCGTAGTCGTGACGTTAGTTTATTTTGATTAcgcattttaaaatttagattgAAATTAGTGAATTTGGAATATAAATGTGGTTGTCCTTGTGTTTATGGAACTATAATTGCTTTAGATCTTAGCCATATCCTGTAATTTAGTGCTTGGTCCATGGGATAGCTATTGTTTATTTGCTTGCTTTCACATTTTTTGCTTTCTCATATTTGCAATAATGTTTTGTTTTGGAAATATTTTTGCGTGAAAAAATGTCAATATGTATAACACATGTtcatcaattttaaaactagattttttttttaaagatagaTGAATTGCATTTCTTTAGAATGTAAAGAGACACATTGTCCAAAGAAGGACAAATAAAGAAGCTCAGATAATGATATACACATCACTAAAAGACCAA includes:
- the LOC130961355 gene encoding probable glutathione S-transferase, whose amino-acid sequence is MAAEQEEGLKLLGVRASPFSHRVQLALKLKGVQHEYLQENLENKSQLLLKYNPIYKKVPVLLHKEKPIIESLVIIEYIDETWDGYKILPQEPYQRALARFWAIFIAEKCMYTIWTTAWTFDEEKREKGTEEVSEILKTLENELKDKLFFGGDALGFVDIVGVFLAFWFPILHQVVGLPQLVAIENFPKLYDWSQRLLDLNVVKETLPPKEDIFAAFSANLQRSNKATK